In one window of Microbacterium natoriense DNA:
- a CDS encoding prenyltransferase — MIAELLTASRPLSWINTAFPFAAAYLLVAGEIDAALVIGTIFFLIPYNFAMYGVNDVFDYASDLANPRKGGVEGALLNPRRHRIVLITAFCICLPFVIALVVLGPAISWPVLAVSLFAVVAYSAPPFRFKEVPVLDSVTSSVHFVSPALYGILLAGGVPDLRSGTILIAFFLWGMASHAFGAVQDVIPDREGGIASIATVLGAARTVRLAMSLWSLAALLMLTAGDPAAWAAALAIPYLCAAAPFARVSDVESGAANRGWRHFLWINYLCGFLVTMLLIWSVIRAD; from the coding sequence ATGATCGCTGAGCTGCTCACCGCCTCCCGGCCGCTGAGCTGGATCAACACGGCCTTCCCGTTCGCGGCTGCGTACCTGCTCGTCGCGGGCGAGATCGATGCGGCGCTCGTGATCGGGACGATCTTCTTCCTGATCCCGTACAACTTCGCGATGTACGGCGTGAACGACGTGTTCGACTACGCCTCCGATCTCGCGAACCCCCGCAAGGGCGGCGTCGAGGGCGCACTGCTCAACCCTCGTCGTCATCGCATCGTGCTGATCACGGCCTTCTGCATCTGTCTTCCGTTCGTGATCGCACTCGTGGTGCTGGGACCCGCGATCTCCTGGCCCGTGCTGGCGGTGAGTCTCTTCGCCGTGGTGGCCTACTCGGCACCGCCGTTCCGGTTCAAGGAGGTGCCGGTCCTCGACTCGGTGACATCGAGCGTGCACTTCGTCAGCCCCGCTCTGTACGGCATCCTGCTCGCCGGCGGAGTTCCCGATCTTCGATCGGGAACGATCCTGATCGCCTTCTTCCTCTGGGGGATGGCGAGCCACGCTTTCGGCGCCGTGCAGGACGTGATTCCCGATCGCGAAGGAGGAATCGCGTCCATCGCGACCGTCCTCGGCGCCGCTCGCACGGTGCGCCTGGCGATGTCGCTGTGGAGCCTCGCCGCACTGCTCATGCTCACCGCCGGTGACCCTGCCGCGTGGGCCGCCGCGCTCGCGATCCCGTATCTGTGCGCAGCTGCACCGTTCGCCCGCGTGAGCGACGTGGAGTCCGGTGCCGCGAACCGCGGCTGGCGGCACTTCCTCTGGATCAACTACCTGTGCGGCTTCCTCGTCACCATGCTGCTCATCTGGTCCGTCATCCGCGCCGACTGA
- a CDS encoding MarR family winged helix-turn-helix transcriptional regulator translates to MRKPAEDAAPPAMSLVDPRVMDPDHELVSRDHLSAGEIDEIVAVLEAMSLWRERERAMSDEARRYMRLGDTDMRALRFLIAAQRHGVVATPGSIAAHLGISPAAATKLVDRLEAGGHIRRIADTGDRRRTSIEVTESTKASARASVGRSHARRFDAVAGLSPDDRRAVLRFFDALVSSSTWTEPDEAAHL, encoded by the coding sequence ATGCGCAAGCCCGCCGAGGACGCGGCCCCTCCGGCCATGTCTCTCGTCGACCCCCGGGTGATGGACCCCGATCACGAACTGGTCAGCAGAGACCACCTGTCAGCGGGCGAGATCGACGAGATCGTCGCCGTGCTGGAGGCGATGAGCCTCTGGCGAGAGCGAGAGAGGGCGATGAGCGACGAGGCGCGGCGGTACATGCGCCTCGGCGACACCGACATGAGGGCGCTGCGGTTCCTCATCGCCGCTCAGCGCCATGGCGTCGTCGCCACCCCGGGGTCGATCGCGGCGCACCTGGGCATCTCCCCCGCCGCCGCCACGAAGCTCGTCGACCGACTCGAGGCCGGAGGTCACATCCGCCGCATCGCGGACACGGGTGATCGTCGGCGCACGTCGATCGAGGTCACCGAGTCGACGAAGGCGTCGGCGAGAGCATCCGTCGGCCGCAGTCATGCCCGACGCTTCGACGCCGTCGCCGGCCTCTCACCGGACGATCGCCGTGCCGTGCTCCGATTCTTCGACGCCCTCGTGAGCTCGTCGACGTGGACGGAGCCCGACGAGGCCGCGCACCTGTGA
- a CDS encoding SDR family oxidoreductase translates to MTELTYPTGREEALRAVPREDGTAPRALVLGATGYIGGRLTPRLIDAGYRVRVLARDPARVASSPWGDDCEIVEGDAGDAEAVGRAVRDVDLIYFLIHSMGAGKDFEETDRRTAGVVARAAKTHGVRRIVYLGGLHPDEVELSPHLRSRVEVGETLLSSGVPALVLQAGVVIGSGSASFEMIRHLTEVLPYMPAPKWVRNRIQPIAVRDVLHYLLGAARVPSGVNRTVDIGGPDILRYGQMMNGYAVEANLPQRAIAPLPVLTPRLASLWVGLVTPVPHAIARPLVASLQNECVVKSDDIDALIPPPDEGLTPYRRAVRLALGRLDADMVETSWQDAEVSGAPSDPLPSDPDWAGRAVFTDRRELETSASVERLWAVILGIGGANGWYSSPLLWATRGWMDRVMGGVGLTRGRRNRTRVRVGDAIDFWRVEAVDVTNAGSLLRLRAEMRVPGEAWLELRAVRDGDAARYEQRAVFFPKGLSGRLYWLAVLPFHGLIFAGMAARITAAAEADGK, encoded by the coding sequence ATGACCGAACTCACGTATCCGACCGGGCGCGAAGAGGCGCTGCGCGCCGTGCCCCGCGAAGACGGCACTGCGCCCCGGGCGCTCGTACTCGGAGCGACCGGCTACATCGGAGGGCGGCTGACACCGCGGCTGATCGACGCGGGGTACCGGGTTCGTGTGCTGGCGCGGGATCCTGCTCGCGTCGCCTCCTCACCCTGGGGTGACGACTGCGAGATCGTCGAGGGCGATGCGGGTGACGCAGAGGCCGTCGGCCGTGCCGTGCGCGATGTCGACCTGATCTACTTCCTCATCCACTCGATGGGAGCGGGCAAGGACTTCGAAGAGACCGATCGGCGGACCGCGGGCGTCGTCGCCCGTGCAGCGAAGACGCACGGAGTGCGGCGGATCGTCTACCTGGGCGGACTGCATCCCGACGAGGTCGAGCTCTCTCCGCATCTGCGATCGCGCGTCGAGGTGGGAGAGACCCTGCTGAGCTCCGGCGTTCCCGCACTCGTGCTGCAGGCGGGCGTGGTGATCGGGTCGGGGTCGGCCTCGTTCGAGATGATCAGGCATCTCACCGAGGTCCTGCCCTACATGCCGGCGCCGAAGTGGGTGCGCAATCGCATCCAGCCCATCGCCGTGCGCGACGTGCTGCACTATCTGCTGGGCGCCGCTCGCGTACCGTCCGGCGTCAACCGCACCGTCGACATCGGCGGCCCGGACATCCTCAGGTACGGGCAGATGATGAACGGATACGCCGTCGAGGCGAATCTTCCGCAACGTGCGATCGCCCCTCTGCCGGTGCTCACGCCTCGCCTCGCATCGCTGTGGGTGGGCCTGGTCACACCCGTTCCCCACGCGATCGCCCGGCCTCTCGTGGCCTCCCTGCAGAACGAATGCGTCGTGAAGAGCGATGACATCGATGCTCTCATCCCGCCACCCGACGAAGGGCTGACGCCCTATCGCCGTGCTGTGCGTCTGGCGCTGGGGCGTCTCGACGCCGACATGGTCGAGACGAGCTGGCAGGACGCCGAGGTGTCGGGTGCGCCCAGCGATCCTCTGCCGAGCGATCCTGACTGGGCGGGGCGTGCGGTCTTCACCGATCGGCGAGAGCTCGAGACATCCGCGTCGGTCGAACGGCTGTGGGCGGTGATACTCGGGATCGGCGGCGCGAACGGCTGGTACTCGTCGCCGCTGCTTTGGGCGACGAGGGGATGGATGGATCGGGTCATGGGAGGCGTGGGGCTCACGCGCGGTCGACGCAACCGCACGAGGGTCCGCGTGGGTGACGCGATCGACTTCTGGCGCGTCGAGGCCGTCGACGTGACGAATGCCGGATCCCTGCTGCGCCTGCGGGCGGAGATGCGAGTGCCCGGGGAGGCGTGGCTTGAGCTGCGTGCCGTTCGCGATGGTGACGCCGCTCGTTACGAGCAGCGGGCGGTGTTCTTCCCGAAGGGGCTGAGCGGGCGGTTGTACTGGTTGGCGGTGCTGCCGTTCCACGGGCTCATCTTCGCGGGGATGGCGGCGCGCATCACGGCCGCAGCAGAGGCCGACGGGAAGTGA
- the idi gene encoding isopentenyl-diphosphate Delta-isomerase yields the protein MTSQERVVLLSDDGSGIGAALKSEVHHSDTPLHLAFSCHLVHEDGRRVLVTRRALGKKTWPGTWTNAFCGHPQPFEPVPDAVDRRAGDELGVTLRDVRLVLPDFRYRAVDVSGIVENEICPVYVATAVGDPVCNPDEAMDARWVEPEALVESARLAPWAFSPWLVEQLEQMSGIPGALPLMERQR from the coding sequence ATGACCAGCCAAGAGCGAGTCGTGCTGTTGAGCGATGACGGCAGCGGCATCGGCGCCGCCCTGAAATCGGAGGTGCACCACTCCGATACCCCGCTCCACCTCGCGTTCTCGTGCCACCTCGTCCACGAAGACGGACGGCGCGTTCTCGTGACCAGGCGCGCTCTGGGCAAGAAGACGTGGCCGGGCACCTGGACCAACGCCTTCTGCGGTCACCCGCAGCCGTTCGAGCCCGTTCCGGATGCGGTGGACCGCCGTGCGGGCGACGAACTGGGCGTCACGCTGCGCGACGTCAGACTCGTGCTGCCCGACTTCCGTTACCGCGCGGTCGACGTCTCGGGAATCGTCGAGAACGAGATCTGCCCGGTGTACGTCGCCACCGCCGTCGGCGACCCGGTCTGCAACCCCGACGAGGCGATGGATGCGCGATGGGTCGAACCCGAAGCCCTGGTCGAGTCGGCACGGCTCGCGCCGTGGGCGTTCAGCCCGTGGCTCGTGGAGCAGCTCGAGCAGATGTCCGGCATCCCCGGCGCCCTTCCCCTGATGGAGCGGCAGAGGTGA
- a CDS encoding polyprenyl synthetase family protein — protein MITDERQALAAVDAALDGFLAERISRASTAGPSYRRLWERIGLACSGGKRIRPRLLLLAHNALGGDAHDDAVAASLAFELLHTAFLLHDDVLDGDLVRRGRPNLQGAFVGDALDRGLAPDAATAWGDASGVLAGDLLISAAHSVIASIPSEARTALHELIDQCLFSTAAGELADVGLALGAVDVTIPEITGMMHDKTAVYSFSAPLRAGALLAGAGAQAETELAEIGTMLGFVYQLRDDLLGVFGSAAALGKPIDGDLREGKQTLLIAYAEGSEPWKDARHLFGRRSLDADAADRLRRALTESGARARVELHLSRQCEKTCERIEQSGLPEQLKAERGSARAAMRGARVVTATGLALYTRTARTSSARVIGAYSTSFGLASRLLTRRVRAGIADVYALVRVADEIVDGPAAEAGMDAGETRTVLDALEAETLAAMRRGFSANLVVHAFAVTAREAGIAPALVTDFFDSMRTDIAPPAVFDDAAYRRYIHGSAEVVGSMCLRVFIQERPGDEISDETEEGARRLGAAFQKVNFLRDLADDRDRLGRSYLPGVGPERFGEEQKDAVVADIAADLAVARRAISALPPRARRATSAAAGLFEKLNERLSATPAAEISRHRITVPASVKAWVLLCALVGRSGR, from the coding sequence GTGATCACCGACGAACGGCAGGCGCTCGCCGCGGTGGACGCCGCGCTCGACGGGTTTCTGGCCGAGCGCATCTCGCGAGCATCCACTGCCGGTCCCTCCTACCGACGCCTCTGGGAGCGCATCGGCCTGGCGTGCAGCGGGGGAAAGCGGATCCGGCCTCGGCTGCTCCTCCTCGCGCACAACGCCCTCGGGGGCGACGCGCACGACGACGCGGTGGCGGCGTCCCTCGCCTTCGAACTGCTGCACACCGCATTCCTCCTGCACGACGACGTCCTCGACGGGGACCTCGTGCGGCGAGGACGCCCGAATCTTCAGGGCGCCTTCGTCGGCGATGCGCTCGATCGAGGCCTCGCCCCTGACGCCGCGACGGCCTGGGGCGACGCGTCAGGGGTTCTCGCCGGTGATCTGCTCATCAGCGCCGCGCACTCCGTGATCGCGAGTATCCCGTCGGAGGCCCGGACTGCCCTGCACGAGCTCATCGACCAATGCCTGTTCTCGACCGCGGCGGGTGAACTCGCCGATGTCGGCCTCGCCCTCGGCGCAGTGGACGTCACGATCCCCGAGATCACGGGCATGATGCACGACAAGACGGCCGTCTACTCGTTCTCGGCGCCGCTGCGAGCGGGTGCGCTGCTTGCGGGAGCCGGTGCGCAGGCCGAGACCGAGCTCGCCGAGATCGGCACGATGCTCGGCTTCGTCTATCAACTGCGCGATGACCTGCTTGGCGTCTTCGGCTCGGCTGCAGCACTCGGCAAGCCGATCGACGGAGACCTGCGCGAGGGCAAGCAGACCCTTCTGATCGCCTACGCCGAGGGCAGCGAGCCGTGGAAGGACGCGCGTCACCTCTTCGGCCGCCGGTCGCTCGATGCGGATGCCGCCGACCGGCTGCGACGCGCCCTCACCGAGAGCGGCGCGCGAGCGCGCGTCGAACTGCACCTGTCGCGACAGTGCGAGAAGACCTGCGAGCGCATCGAGCAGTCGGGGCTGCCGGAGCAGCTGAAGGCCGAGCGTGGTTCCGCTCGTGCGGCGATGCGCGGAGCGCGAGTCGTGACCGCCACGGGGCTCGCGCTGTACACGAGAACCGCACGGACCTCGTCGGCCCGGGTCATCGGCGCCTACTCGACCTCGTTCGGGCTGGCCAGCCGGCTGCTGACCAGGCGGGTGCGCGCGGGCATCGCCGACGTGTACGCGCTCGTGCGCGTGGCCGACGAGATCGTCGACGGGCCGGCGGCAGAGGCGGGGATGGATGCCGGTGAGACGAGGACCGTGCTCGACGCCCTCGAAGCCGAGACCCTCGCCGCCATGCGCCGAGGCTTCAGCGCGAACCTCGTCGTCCACGCCTTCGCCGTCACGGCTCGCGAAGCCGGCATCGCGCCCGCGCTGGTGACGGACTTCTTCGACTCGATGCGCACGGATATCGCCCCTCCCGCCGTCTTCGACGATGCGGCGTATCGCCGCTACATCCACGGTTCGGCCGAGGTGGTGGGTTCGATGTGTCTGCGGGTCTTCATACAGGAGCGCCCCGGCGACGAGATCAGCGACGAGACGGAAGAGGGGGCGCGGCGGCTGGGCGCCGCGTTCCAGAAGGTCAACTTCCTGCGGGACCTCGCCGACGATCGGGATCGTCTGGGGCGCAGCTATCTCCCCGGGGTGGGGCCGGAGAGGTTCGGCGAGGAGCAGAAGGATGCGGTGGTGGCGGACATCGCGGCCGATCTCGCCGTCGCGCGGCGTGCCATCAGCGCCTTGCCGCCCCGAGCACGGCGGGCGACCAGCGCTGCCGCCGGACTGTTCGAGAAGCTGAACGAGCGGCTCTCGGCCACGCCTGCCGCGGAGATCAGCCGGCATCGGATCACCGTGCCGGCGTCTGTCAAAGCCTGGGTTCTCCTGTGCGCCCTCGTCGGCCGGAGCGGCCGATGA
- a CDS encoding response regulator transcription factor: MIRILVADDQSLIRHSIAAILSYEADFDVVGEASTGVEAVQLAHTLAPDLVLMDVHMPLQDGIAAAAEILSGENACRILMLTAFARPGYLSRAVKLGASGFLLKDTPPAELFDAIRTIHRGGLVLDPMLASESFALGDSPLTRREAQVLVSLLVDASTSAVAAAMHLSEGSVRNLISSAMTKLGAAQRLEAARIAYENGWL, translated from the coding sequence ATGATTCGGATACTCGTAGCAGACGACCAATCCCTCATCCGGCACTCGATCGCGGCGATCTTGTCGTATGAAGCGGACTTCGACGTCGTCGGAGAGGCCTCGACGGGGGTGGAGGCAGTGCAATTGGCGCACACGCTTGCGCCGGACCTTGTTCTGATGGACGTGCACATGCCGCTTCAGGACGGGATCGCCGCTGCAGCGGAGATTCTGTCGGGTGAGAACGCGTGTCGCATTCTCATGCTGACAGCCTTCGCGCGCCCGGGCTACTTGAGCCGCGCGGTGAAATTGGGTGCGTCTGGATTCCTCCTCAAAGACACGCCTCCCGCAGAGCTCTTCGACGCCATCCGTACAATTCACAGAGGCGGTCTCGTCCTGGATCCCATGCTCGCCTCAGAGAGCTTCGCGCTCGGCGATTCTCCTCTCACGAGACGAGAAGCCCAGGTCCTCGTCTCGCTCCTGGTCGACGCGTCCACCTCGGCAGTCGCGGCCGCCATGCATCTTTCGGAAGGGAGCGTGCGCAACCTCATCTCGTCCGCGATGACAAAACTCGGGGCCGCGCAACGACTTGAGGCAGCCCGAATCGCTTACGAGAACGGGTGGCTCTGA
- the crtI gene encoding phytoene desaturase family protein yields the protein MTGETIVVVGGGISGLATAALLAQDGHDVTLLEARDELGGRAGTWRKDGFTFDTGPSWYLMPEVFDHFFRMLGTSAAEQLDLVRLDPGYRVYFEGDAEPFDLPAQNAREAIIGLDPASAAPLRTYFDSAAETYDIATRRFLYTNFETLGGVADRETLRRLPTLLRLLGQPLDRFIAAHSGSRRVQQVLGYLSVFLGTSPAAAPSMYHLMSHLDVDQGVLYPRGGFGAVIDAIARLAEQKGVKVLTGHRVTRIIVEGRRVRGVDALSPDGTRRVFTADRVVSTADLHVTEQQLLEPRHRRHSIRWWKRRDPGPGAVLALLGVRGELPELAHHTLFFAEDWEEGFDAIYGADPRIPDPASLYVCRPSATDASVAPQGHENLFVLIPVPADTTIGAGGEDGEGAAEVERIADAAIGQVSSWAGVPDLAERVTVRRTIGPADFEREYGSWRGGAIGPAHTLRQSAFFRGSTKARGVEGLLLAGATTIPGVGLPMCLISAELVLKRVRGDRSSGPLAVPS from the coding sequence ATGACAGGTGAGACGATCGTGGTCGTCGGCGGCGGGATCTCGGGCCTCGCCACGGCCGCGCTCCTCGCGCAGGACGGTCACGATGTCACGCTTCTCGAGGCGCGCGACGAGCTCGGCGGTCGAGCGGGCACCTGGCGGAAGGACGGCTTCACGTTCGACACCGGTCCGTCGTGGTACCTGATGCCCGAGGTGTTCGATCACTTCTTCCGGATGCTGGGGACCTCGGCGGCCGAGCAGCTCGACCTGGTGCGTCTAGACCCCGGCTACCGCGTGTACTTCGAAGGCGACGCCGAACCCTTCGACCTCCCGGCGCAGAACGCCAGAGAGGCGATCATCGGGCTGGACCCGGCATCCGCTGCTCCGCTGCGGACGTACTTCGACTCCGCCGCCGAGACCTACGACATCGCGACCAGGCGGTTCCTCTACACGAACTTCGAGACCCTCGGCGGTGTCGCCGATCGGGAGACGCTACGACGCCTGCCGACCCTGCTGCGCCTGCTGGGGCAACCGCTCGACCGCTTCATCGCCGCCCACTCCGGTTCGCGCCGCGTGCAGCAGGTGCTGGGGTACCTCTCGGTGTTCCTCGGCACCTCACCGGCGGCGGCGCCGAGCATGTATCACCTGATGAGCCACCTCGACGTCGATCAGGGGGTCCTGTACCCGCGGGGTGGATTCGGAGCGGTGATCGACGCGATCGCCCGGCTCGCCGAGCAGAAGGGCGTGAAGGTCCTCACGGGGCACCGCGTCACCCGCATCATCGTCGAGGGGAGGCGCGTGCGCGGGGTCGACGCCCTGTCGCCGGATGGCACGCGACGTGTCTTCACCGCAGACCGGGTCGTCTCGACGGCCGACCTGCACGTCACCGAGCAGCAGCTGCTCGAACCGCGGCATCGGCGTCACAGCATCCGCTGGTGGAAGCGCCGCGACCCTGGGCCCGGCGCGGTCCTGGCGTTGCTCGGCGTCAGAGGCGAGCTCCCCGAGCTCGCACATCACACGCTGTTCTTCGCCGAGGACTGGGAAGAGGGGTTCGACGCGATCTACGGGGCCGACCCGCGGATCCCCGATCCCGCCTCGCTGTACGTCTGCCGCCCTAGTGCGACAGACGCATCGGTCGCGCCCCAGGGGCACGAGAACCTCTTCGTGCTGATCCCTGTGCCCGCCGACACGACGATCGGCGCCGGCGGAGAAGACGGCGAGGGTGCGGCGGAGGTGGAGCGGATCGCGGACGCCGCGATCGGCCAGGTCTCGTCGTGGGCGGGCGTACCCGACCTCGCCGAGCGGGTCACGGTGAGGCGCACCATCGGACCCGCCGACTTCGAGCGCGAGTACGGCTCATGGCGCGGTGGCGCGATCGGCCCGGCGCACACTCTGCGGCAGAGCGCATTCTTCCGCGGCAGCACCAAGGCCCGCGGGGTCGAGGGGCTGCTGCTCGCCGGCGCGACGACGATCCCGGGGGTGGGGCTCCCGATGTGCCTGATCAGCGCGGAGCTCGTGCTCAAGCGCGTGCGGGGCGACCGTTCGTCGGGTCCCCTGGCGGTGCCGTCATGA
- a CDS encoding lycopene cyclase domain-containing protein has protein sequence MSTIYLLCLLAASACVVAVDLRFRLFLGRSWRQALLVLAAGLVFFLVWDLVGIGLGIFARGDGPYLTGVMIAPELPIEEPVFLLFLCEVTMVLVLGAERLLRRAASRRPGPRRRG, from the coding sequence ATGAGCACGATCTACCTGCTCTGCCTCCTCGCCGCATCCGCGTGCGTGGTCGCGGTCGACCTGCGGTTCCGGCTCTTCCTCGGTCGTTCGTGGCGACAGGCGCTCCTGGTGCTCGCCGCGGGGCTCGTGTTCTTCCTCGTCTGGGATCTCGTCGGCATCGGACTCGGCATCTTCGCGCGCGGCGACGGGCCCTATCTCACCGGCGTCATGATCGCCCCCGAGCTTCCGATCGAAGAGCCCGTTTTCCTGCTGTTCCTGTGCGAGGTCACCATGGTGCTGGTGCTCGGTGCAGAACGCCTGTTGCGCCGCGCCGCATCTCGTCGGCCGGGACCGAGGAGGCGCGGATGA
- a CDS encoding lycopene cyclase domain-containing protein yields MTYLLLAGVFLVLAVVLAAVFGRGVRRVSAGPLALGALVLLILTAVFDTVMIAAGLFTYADPLILGPRIGLAPIEDFAYPLAAVILLPALWTRLRSRDDR; encoded by the coding sequence ATGACGTACCTCCTGCTCGCGGGCGTGTTCCTGGTGCTCGCGGTGGTCCTCGCCGCGGTGTTCGGCCGCGGCGTCCGTCGCGTGAGCGCCGGCCCGCTGGCGCTCGGCGCTCTCGTCCTGCTGATCCTCACCGCGGTGTTCGACACCGTCATGATCGCCGCCGGGCTCTTCACCTACGCGGATCCGCTGATCCTCGGTCCGCGGATCGGGTTGGCGCCGATAGAAGACTTCGCCTATCCGCTGGCCGCCGTCATCCTGCTGCCTGCGCTCTGGACGAGACTGCGGAGCCGCGATGATCGCTGA
- a CDS encoding sensor histidine kinase, which produces MLLRIAFALAHLLLGIELVEHVGIGDGAGVAVIPLVLLGIFAVVSVTACWFAPQRRLGARCVLMLLTVGAFSPYAVLGGTGGWPAWLILIFEVGALLPLIGSIALGVGAIIFAGANPVFGGLSFVDIGAGVAICAVVSLLGAAIGLSTRTATLLRTTREQLLPNAVSIERTRILHEIEQGMDPYLEQALQSVVAAQLALEGDAERARDLVQDAHRIVRSALQEMRRSVLGYRRTDLDAQVMEARSSLASAGIDVTISGSSAQVPAAARETAAHLIREATSNVLRHSNARVCTISLRKTSVTVADDRRGRSRADACNKELDDLAQYVAAAGGALSLDVHAQTGFAITGRWAGENPILGVAPDRAVSDDPNEAPPNAPAWDRRAVVLVRGGVAGVHLTAVLGIVGAISQASSPSQQLVSALSLSFFAAVSVVATWWSAGRQAGRRGAGLWFVIPSIVPYVLLDHTAHLPALQIVIFCLLLLLPTARIVPVIFCAAIIMIAVVTWTTHGMGVAISAIVILGVSALFAVVIRATAADGTQLRFAQANELPAAVRYERLRIARDLHDSLGNTLSAAAAKAALVGLALDRVPSRATDPLLELEQYVRHAQRQMRDVVYERRLPTLREELVVGRDTLEAIGVKMVVNGTADDVPATIAPAAAFLVREAITNILRHSTKVSICTVTLTRSEIVVADDGEPRKSDTNRGTGLLGITERMDLAGATATFGPRSARGFKVAAHWTVEEHR; this is translated from the coding sequence GTGCTCCTTCGGATCGCATTCGCTCTCGCGCACCTTCTCCTCGGCATCGAACTGGTAGAGCATGTCGGCATCGGCGACGGTGCGGGAGTCGCGGTCATCCCGCTCGTGCTTCTCGGCATTTTCGCCGTTGTGAGTGTCACGGCCTGCTGGTTCGCGCCACAGCGGCGATTGGGCGCACGGTGCGTTCTGATGCTTCTCACCGTAGGGGCCTTCTCTCCATATGCAGTCCTAGGCGGAACCGGGGGATGGCCCGCGTGGCTCATCCTGATCTTCGAGGTCGGCGCGCTGCTCCCGCTGATCGGCTCGATCGCGCTCGGGGTGGGTGCGATCATCTTCGCCGGGGCCAATCCCGTGTTCGGCGGGTTGAGTTTCGTCGACATCGGCGCCGGAGTCGCCATCTGCGCTGTGGTCTCTTTGCTTGGCGCTGCCATCGGGCTCTCGACGAGGACTGCGACGCTGCTCCGAACGACTCGGGAGCAGCTGCTCCCCAACGCTGTCAGCATTGAGCGCACTCGGATCCTGCACGAGATAGAACAGGGGATGGACCCCTATCTCGAGCAAGCGCTTCAATCTGTCGTCGCGGCCCAGCTGGCCCTGGAAGGCGATGCCGAGCGTGCGCGCGATCTCGTTCAGGACGCGCATCGGATCGTGAGGTCGGCTCTTCAGGAGATGCGTAGATCCGTTCTCGGATATCGACGGACGGACTTGGACGCTCAGGTCATGGAGGCCAGGTCATCACTCGCGTCGGCAGGCATCGACGTGACCATCTCGGGGTCATCCGCCCAAGTTCCAGCGGCCGCTCGTGAGACGGCCGCTCATCTCATTCGAGAAGCAACCTCGAACGTTCTTCGTCACAGCAATGCGAGAGTCTGCACCATCTCACTTCGCAAGACGTCTGTCACGGTCGCCGACGATCGACGTGGGCGCAGCAGAGCGGATGCCTGCAATAAGGAACTCGACGATCTCGCTCAGTACGTCGCGGCCGCAGGAGGCGCTCTCAGCCTTGACGTACACGCACAGACCGGGTTCGCAATCACAGGGAGATGGGCAGGAGAGAATCCGATTCTGGGCGTCGCTCCTGATCGCGCCGTGTCGGATGATCCCAACGAGGCGCCTCCGAATGCCCCGGCTTGGGACAGGCGGGCGGTCGTCCTCGTGCGAGGAGGAGTGGCAGGCGTTCATCTCACGGCCGTTCTCGGCATTGTGGGGGCCATCTCCCAAGCGTCCAGTCCCTCTCAGCAGTTGGTCTCAGCGCTGTCCTTGTCGTTCTTTGCGGCGGTCAGCGTCGTCGCGACATGGTGGTCCGCCGGCAGGCAGGCCGGACGGCGAGGAGCGGGCCTATGGTTCGTGATTCCTTCCATCGTCCCGTACGTGCTTCTTGATCACACTGCCCACCTGCCCGCGCTGCAGATCGTCATCTTCTGCCTTCTCCTTCTCCTTCCGACAGCGAGAATCGTGCCCGTGATTTTCTGCGCCGCGATCATCATGATCGCGGTCGTCACCTGGACGACTCACGGCATGGGTGTCGCCATCTCGGCGATCGTCATCCTTGGCGTCTCGGCTCTCTTCGCCGTAGTGATCCGCGCTACCGCGGCGGACGGCACTCAGCTGCGATTCGCTCAAGCCAACGAGCTGCCGGCCGCCGTGCGCTACGAGCGGCTTCGCATCGCTCGCGACCTTCATGATTCGCTGGGGAACACGCTTTCGGCGGCGGCGGCGAAAGCCGCGCTGGTGGGTCTTGCACTCGATCGGGTACCGTCGCGCGCGACAGATCCGCTCCTCGAGCTTGAACAATACGTACGTCATGCACAGAGGCAGATGAGGGACGTCGTCTACGAGCGACGTCTGCCAACATTGCGAGAAGAACTCGTGGTCGGACGAGACACATTGGAAGCCATTGGCGTGAAAATGGTCGTCAATGGGACCGCCGACGATGTGCCAGCGACGATCGCGCCGGCAGCCGCATTCCTTGTGCGGGAAGCCATCACCAACATTCTTCGGCACAGCACGAAAGTGAGCATCTGCACCGTGACGCTGACCCGGTCCGAAATCGTGGTCGCCGACGATGGCGAACCGCGAAAGTCGGACACGAACCGGGGAACTGGCCTATTGGGGATCACCGAGCGGATGGACCTCGCGGGCGCAACGGCTACGTTCGGTCCCCGCTCTGCGAGAGGATTCAAGGTGGCGGCGCACTGGACAGTTGAGGAGCACAGATGA